Proteins encoded in a region of the Actinomycetota bacterium genome:
- a CDS encoding DUF2779 domain-containing protein, with amino-acid sequence MTEQTAQRRVRLSKSKYQTGLQCPLRLWFSVHERELADPLSYSSKRRFERGSEIGVLAQGLWPDGVTIEATHLQPLDALEQTREALAAGAPALFEAAFEHEDVFVRVDALERLADGRWRMVEVKSSTKMKDEHVTDIAVQKWVLEGAGLEIASAELMHLDNTYVWDGTRDADGRPVYDLARLFAAEDATALAEAYQPQVAETAAALLAMLHGAERPEAAIGSRCTTPYDCDFRGTCHSCLPEQYPVTLLPFVTGDQLDALIAAGVLDIRDIPDTFRLQARQVERIRPMLTGEPEVLRDPRSEFARWRFPLLFLDFEDFQPALPLYPGTRPYQYAIPFQYSLHVLHADGRLEQRGYLHTGSDDPRPEWIAHLLADLGDTGTIVHYSHHESTVIGKVADACPEHAEALLALRPRMADLEKVVAACIGHPGFIGRTSMKQVLPALAGEDGPTYHGKRIANGEDATTYYHDAVTGFLSPEDAAAVFADLEAYCAVDTLGMVEVYRALAGVREAGGRLVLA; translated from the coding sequence ATGACCGAGCAGACCGCGCAGCGCCGCGTGCGCCTGAGCAAGTCGAAGTACCAGACCGGGCTGCAGTGCCCGCTGCGCCTGTGGTTCTCCGTGCACGAGCGCGAACTGGCGGACCCGCTCTCCTACTCGTCGAAGCGCCGCTTCGAGCGCGGGAGCGAGATCGGCGTGCTGGCGCAGGGGCTGTGGCCAGACGGCGTCACGATCGAGGCGACGCACCTGCAGCCGCTGGACGCGCTCGAGCAGACCCGCGAGGCGTTGGCGGCGGGCGCGCCGGCGCTGTTCGAGGCGGCGTTCGAGCACGAGGACGTGTTCGTCCGGGTCGACGCCCTCGAGCGGCTCGCCGACGGCCGCTGGCGCATGGTCGAGGTGAAGTCGAGCACGAAGATGAAGGACGAGCACGTCACCGACATCGCCGTGCAGAAGTGGGTGCTCGAGGGCGCCGGGCTCGAGATCGCCTCGGCCGAGCTGATGCACCTCGACAACACGTACGTGTGGGACGGGACGCGCGACGCGGACGGGCGGCCGGTCTACGACCTCGCGCGCCTGTTCGCGGCCGAGGACGCCACCGCGCTCGCGGAGGCGTACCAGCCGCAGGTCGCCGAGACGGCCGCAGCGTTGCTGGCGATGCTGCACGGCGCCGAACGGCCGGAGGCCGCGATCGGTAGCAGGTGCACCACGCCGTACGATTGCGACTTCCGCGGCACCTGCCACAGCTGCCTGCCCGAGCAGTATCCCGTCACGCTGCTGCCGTTCGTGACGGGCGACCAGCTCGACGCGCTCATCGCCGCCGGGGTGCTCGACATCCGCGACATCCCGGACACCTTCCGGCTGCAGGCCAGACAGGTCGAGCGGATCCGGCCGATGCTCACCGGCGAGCCGGAGGTCCTGCGCGACCCGCGCTCCGAGTTCGCGCGCTGGCGGTTCCCGCTGCTCTTCCTCGACTTCGAGGACTTCCAGCCTGCGCTGCCGCTGTACCCCGGCACGCGCCCGTACCAGTACGCGATCCCGTTCCAATACTCACTCCACGTGCTGCACGCCGACGGGCGCCTCGAGCAGCGCGGTTACCTGCACACGGGCAGTGACGACCCGCGCCCGGAGTGGATCGCTCACCTGCTCGCCGACCTCGGCGACACCGGCACGATCGTCCACTACAGCCACCACGAGTCCACCGTGATCGGCAAGGTGGCGGACGCGTGCCCCGAGCATGCCGAGGCGCTGCTGGCGCTGAGGCCCCGCATGGCGGACCTCGAGAAGGTGGTCGCGGCCTGCATCGGACACCCCGGCTTCATCGGCCGCACCTCGATGAAGCAGGTGCTGCCTGCGCTGGCCGGCGAGGACGGCCCGACCTACCACGGCAAGCGCATCGCGAACGGGGAGGACGCCACCACGTACTACCACGACGCGGTCACGGGGTTCCTGTCGCCCGAGGATGCGGCGGCGGTCTTCGCGGACCTCGAGGCGTACTGTGCCGTGGACACGCTCGGCATGGTCGAGGTCTACCGGGCGCTCGCGGGTGTGCGCGAGGCAGGCGGGCGGCTCGTCCTGGCGTAG
- a CDS encoding flavodoxin family protein, which yields MRRRSSRTSRRTVPWTRSAWSRSTGRSRVCARQAGGSSWRRHHALAAFANGRPMRPARGNDLSGGTHRVRTTGGGGLKMKTLIVYDSKYGNTQSLAEAMADELGEAASVCDCEHFELRMLEGVDLLIIGCPTQKWTATPLARDAAVVVGESVSAAALKVAAFDTGLSGPFAGSGAAKIAHLMTEAGFEMLGKPGHFLVEHLHGPLVAGEADRAREWVRGVAA from the coding sequence ATGCGGCGGCGGTCTTCGCGGACCTCGAGGCGTACTGTGCCGTGGACACGCTCGGCATGGTCGAGGTCTACCGGGCGCTCGCGGGTGTGCGCGAGGCAGGCGGGCGGCTCGTCCTGGCGTAGGCACCACGCCCTGGCGGCTTTCGCGAACGGACGTCCGATGCGGCCCGCCCGCGGGAACGATCTCTCGGGAGGGACGCATCGCGTACGAACCACCGGGGGAGGCGGTTTGAAGATGAAGACGCTGATCGTCTACGACTCGAAGTACGGCAACACGCAGTCACTCGCCGAGGCGATGGCCGACGAGCTCGGTGAGGCGGCCTCCGTGTGCGACTGTGAGCACTTCGAGCTGCGCATGCTCGAAGGGGTCGACCTGCTCATCATCGGGTGCCCGACGCAGAAGTGGACCGCGACCCCGCTCGCGCGCGACGCGGCCGTCGTGGTCGGCGAGTCGGTGAGCGCGGCAGCCCTCAAGGTCGCGGCGTTCGACACAGGGCTGTCCGGGCCGTTCGCCGGCTCGGGCGCCGCGAAGATCGCGCACCTGATGACCGAGGCTGGGTTCGAGATGCTGGGCAAGCCCGGCCACTTCCTCGTCGAGCACCTGCACGGCCCGCTCGTCGCCGGTGAGGCGGACCGCGCCAGGGAGTGGGTGCGCGGAGTCGCCGCGTAG
- a CDS encoding glycosyltransferase family 4 protein: MSGSATRFLFAQRRIRPRTLSLPVRAGRERSRCYTRTVARHGTRARRDAGPRERTPMRIGFFTDSFTPQINGVVRSILLFKEALEARGHELYVFAPDPEQDEDSEGVVRFRSLPYPRQPEMRMAAPISIEALRLLDKVDLDVVHSHDPFAIGLFGLQVARRHRVPYVNTYHTAYPEYVHYVWDTRLTKRFAEQVSRVFGEYCDSIVAPSTKIETYLREYGVTVPIEIIATGIDVAHWAHAEAEHVAALRRKLRLPAGERVILYMGRLGREKSVDTLIRAMWHSRRTDATLVIAGDGPWRGELETLAAELGVMRKVRFAGYLKGRDTVAAYQLADLFAFASTTETQGLVIGEAMAAGLPVVTGEDEAIEDFVDERSGIVVRHRPEDFARACDRILSDDALCARLSAGAVARAAEFSIDRQAAKLEAHYERAIEAYPKRRRLLRIPKSLLPGPLARIATALEDDRR; the protein is encoded by the coding sequence ATGAGCGGCTCTGCCACGCGGTTCCTCTTCGCTCAGCGGCGCATACGGCCTCGCACTCTATCACTACCCGTACGCGCAGGTCGCGAGCGGTCCCGATGCTACACTCGTACGGTCGCCCGCCACGGCACGCGGGCGCGCAGGGATGCCGGCCCGAGGGAACGGACGCCGATGCGCATCGGGTTCTTCACCGACTCGTTCACGCCGCAGATCAACGGCGTCGTGCGCTCCATACTGCTGTTCAAGGAAGCCCTCGAGGCGCGGGGGCACGAGCTCTACGTGTTCGCCCCGGACCCCGAGCAGGACGAGGACTCAGAGGGCGTCGTGCGCTTCCGCTCGCTGCCCTACCCCCGCCAGCCCGAGATGCGCATGGCCGCCCCCATCTCCATCGAAGCACTCCGCCTGCTCGACAAGGTCGATCTCGACGTGGTTCACAGCCACGACCCGTTCGCGATCGGGCTGTTCGGGCTGCAGGTCGCCCGCCGGCACCGCGTCCCGTATGTGAACACCTACCACACCGCCTACCCCGAGTACGTGCACTACGTCTGGGACACGAGGCTGACCAAGCGCTTCGCCGAACAGGTGTCGCGCGTCTTCGGCGAGTACTGCGACTCCATCGTCGCGCCCTCCACCAAGATCGAGACGTACCTGCGCGAGTACGGCGTCACGGTGCCCATCGAGATCATCGCCACCGGCATCGACGTCGCGCACTGGGCACACGCCGAGGCCGAGCACGTCGCCGCGCTCCGCCGCAAGCTGCGGCTGCCCGCCGGCGAGCGCGTGATCCTGTACATGGGCCGGCTCGGCCGCGAGAAGAGCGTCGACACGCTCATCCGCGCCATGTGGCACAGCCGCCGCACCGACGCGACGCTCGTGATCGCGGGCGACGGCCCTTGGCGCGGCGAGCTCGAGACGCTCGCCGCAGAGCTCGGCGTCATGCGCAAGGTGCGCTTCGCCGGCTACCTGAAGGGCCGAGACACGGTCGCCGCGTATCAGCTGGCCGACCTGTTCGCGTTCGCGTCGACGACCGAGACCCAAGGGCTGGTCATCGGCGAGGCGATGGCGGCCGGCCTGCCGGTGGTCACGGGCGAAGACGAGGCGATCGAGGACTTCGTGGACGAGCGCTCCGGCATCGTCGTGCGGCACCGGCCCGAGGACTTCGCGCGTGCGTGCGACCGCATCCTGTCCGACGACGCGCTGTGCGCGAGGCTGTCCGCGGGCGCAGTGGCCCGGGCCGCCGAGTTCTCGATAGACCGTCAGGCCGCCAAGCTCGAGGCCCACTACGAACGCGCGATCGAGGCCTACCCGAAGCGTCGCCGCCTGCTGCGCATCCCCAAGTCGCTGCTCCCCGGCCCGCTGGCACGGATCGCCACGGCCCTCGAGGACGACCGCCGCTAG
- a CDS encoding ABC transporter ATP-binding protein, with amino-acid sequence MAEPLIRLSEVVKTYDTGEVPFTALRGIDLEVYEGEFVGIIGKSGSGKTTLINMITGIDHPTAGEVHVGGTPVHSLDENGLAKWRGRTVGVVFQFFQLLPTLTIMENVILPMDFCAMYSPAERIERAMYLLEQVELADQAHKLPSALSGGQQQRAAIARALANDPPVLAADEPTGNLDSRTADAVFGLFEHMVDEGKTIVMVTHDDDLAERVRRALHVHDGEIVEDRLTSVARIADGPERE; translated from the coding sequence GTGGCAGAGCCGCTCATCAGGTTGTCGGAGGTCGTCAAGACCTACGACACCGGCGAGGTGCCGTTCACGGCGCTGCGCGGCATCGACCTCGAGGTCTACGAAGGCGAGTTCGTCGGCATCATCGGCAAGTCGGGCTCCGGCAAGACCACGCTCATCAACATGATCACCGGCATCGACCATCCGACCGCCGGCGAGGTGCACGTCGGCGGCACGCCGGTCCACTCGCTCGACGAGAACGGCCTCGCCAAGTGGCGCGGGCGCACGGTCGGGGTCGTGTTCCAGTTCTTCCAGCTGCTGCCGACGCTCACCATCATGGAGAACGTCATCCTGCCGATGGATTTCTGCGCGATGTACTCGCCGGCCGAGCGGATCGAGCGCGCCATGTACCTGCTCGAGCAGGTGGAGCTGGCCGACCAGGCCCACAAGCTGCCGTCGGCGCTCTCCGGCGGCCAGCAGCAGCGCGCGGCCATCGCGCGCGCTCTCGCGAACGACCCGCCCGTGCTCGCGGCGGACGAGCCGACGGGCAACCTCGACTCGCGCACCGCCGACGCGGTCTTCGGCCTGTTCGAGCACATGGTCGACGAGGGCAAGACGATCGTGATGGTCACGCACGACGACGACCTCGCCGAGCGCGTGCGCCGCGCGCTGCACGTGCACGACGGCGAGATCGTCGAGGACCGGCTGACCTCGGTCGCGAGGATCGCGGACGGCCCGGAGCGCGAGTGA